The Epinephelus lanceolatus isolate andai-2023 chromosome 14, ASM4190304v1, whole genome shotgun sequence genome has a window encoding:
- the LOC117250613 gene encoding olfactory receptor 4E1-like: MNMSGVVLFTLSGYSVTVNYRILLFSFSLLCYCLILVVNVSLILTIILDHNLHEPMYVFLCNLCFNGLYGAAGFYPKFVFDLLSDVQVISYTACLLQVFVIYSYATGDFSILALMAYDRYVAICRPLEYHSVMSVRRTAALIAFTWVVPLMCPCMVVTLTSTLKLCGSRIDKLYCENWSIVKLACGSTRTNSIVGFIVIAFYCAHVLLIVCSYVQLVQSSLKSKEERRKFTQTCMPHLLCLFNVTAALLFDTMYSRYGSAAIPQNLRNFMALQFLAMPPILNPIIYGLILTKIRNRMATLCMMAGQRLRLRLKA, encoded by the coding sequence ATGAATATGTCTGGTGTAGTTCTATTTACACTTTCTGGCTATAGTGTGACAGTCAACTATAGAATCTTACTTTTCTCTTTCAGTTTACTGTGTTATTGTCTAATCCTGGTGGTAAATGTGTCTCTCATTTTAACCATAATCTTGGATCACAACTTACATGAACccatgtatgtttttttgtgtaatcTGTGCTTCAATGGACTCTATGGAGCTGCTGGCTTTTATCCTAAATTTGTCTTTGATCTGCTGTCTGACGTTCAAGTAATATCATATACAGCATGCCTTTTGCAAGTCTTTGTTATATACTCCTATGCAACAGGTGATTTCTCTATTTTAGCTCTTATGGCCTATGACAGATATGTGGCCATATGTCGACCCCTGGAGTATCACTCTGTGATGTCTGTGCGAAGGACTGCTGCGTTAATAGCTTTTACCTGGGTTGTACCTCTAATGTGTCCGTGTATGGTTGTAACTTTGACATCCACACTGAAATTATGTGGCTCCCGCATAGATAAACTCTATTGTGAGAACTGGTCAATTGTTAAACTTGCCTGTGGCTCAACCAGAACAAATAGCATAGTTGGATTCATTGTTATTGCTTTCTATTGTGCTCATGTCCTCTTGATTGTATGTTCATATGTGCAGTTGGTGCAGTCATCCTTAAAATCcaaagaggaaaggagaaagtTCACACAGACATGTATGCCCCATCTGTTATGTCTGTTTAATGTCACAGCTGCTTTACTCTTTGATACAATGTACTCGAGGTATGGATCAGCAGCTATACCACAGAATTTAAGGAACTTCATGGCCTTACAATTTCTTGCGATGCCCCCTATTCTCAACCCGATTATCTATGGACTAATCCTGACTAAAATTCGAAACAGAATGGCAACTCTGTGTATGATGGCAGGTCAAAGATTAAGGTTGAGACTGAAGGCCTGA